In one Streptomyces venezuelae genomic region, the following are encoded:
- a CDS encoding FUSC family protein translates to MALVRRTAKGIWDRYSASDPGLLRLMAGLRTVGAILLALAVLAPLGTSVTHLVAGAMTAMVATFAIQEKEVRGQAITLALGLPVALAAISLGALLNSRVIAGDVFFIVLIFGAVYCRRFGDRGTTLGLIGFQVYFVSLFVNASTSSLPTLYLTLTIAFACSAVVRFAVVPETPERTLARLREAFRARLAQLIAHQIELLDMDADSGEGPEKVLDDLRRSTARLHEAALMIQGRLDEGSRDAAAAALLQRRVADAEIAAERLGMLLLNARSAERVETLTLHLPSAPVPLTRRGRIGPDAGTALRRDLRALHLLVVRLVPDDRGTALPYVRNRLLGYREEQGLPQGSPAIQDCFRAIGEAARAILGLRLATDGAPDEEYDSPEVMRSREEFEAEEISISGEAAEAEEEQTGLRRPTTRAAVQVSVGSALAIVGGEFLSTQRWYWAVLTCWVVFLNTASTGEIMVKGYRRLLGTVLGVVAGVALAGAVGNHTWAAFALVVLCVFGMFFTAPLSYALMSFFVTAMLGLLYTLLNTYSLDVLVLRIEETALGAACGIIAAVLVLPVRTSHRTDEELGTVLARLRDVVSAAVSQLSGGPAVDLVDLARDLDTALDDLRSSTKPLTHPIAPLRARRQTARYIVALLETCAYHARSLAATAELVPSSKSVAADARLALAGRRITHNIDLIAAQVRDEEPDGIIQSGSSIASMLDSGRHEVLRTGSVAFRVLRHLQRLDEGIVGLARPLGVPLAPPEEGGTASAPVRRHSANG, encoded by the coding sequence ATGGCACTGGTACGACGGACGGCGAAGGGCATCTGGGACCGCTACTCGGCATCCGACCCCGGGCTCCTGCGGCTCATGGCGGGACTGCGCACGGTCGGGGCGATCCTCCTCGCGCTCGCCGTGCTCGCGCCGCTCGGCACGTCGGTGACGCACCTCGTCGCGGGCGCGATGACGGCGATGGTCGCCACGTTCGCGATCCAGGAGAAGGAGGTGCGGGGCCAGGCGATCACCCTGGCGCTCGGCCTGCCGGTCGCGCTCGCGGCCATCTCGCTGGGGGCGCTCCTCAACTCCCGCGTCATCGCCGGGGACGTGTTCTTCATCGTCCTGATCTTCGGGGCCGTCTACTGCCGCCGGTTCGGCGACCGCGGCACCACGCTCGGGCTCATCGGCTTCCAGGTCTACTTCGTCTCGCTCTTCGTCAACGCGTCCACATCGTCGCTGCCCACGCTCTATCTGACCCTGACCATCGCCTTCGCGTGCAGCGCGGTCGTACGGTTCGCCGTGGTGCCGGAGACCCCTGAGCGCACCCTTGCGCGGCTGCGCGAGGCGTTCCGGGCGCGGCTCGCCCAGCTGATCGCCCACCAGATCGAACTCCTCGACATGGACGCCGACTCCGGCGAGGGCCCGGAGAAGGTCCTCGACGACCTGCGGCGCAGCACCGCCCGGCTGCACGAGGCGGCGCTGATGATCCAGGGCCGGCTCGACGAGGGCTCGCGCGACGCGGCGGCCGCGGCGCTGTTGCAGCGCAGGGTGGCGGACGCGGAGATCGCCGCGGAGCGCCTCGGCATGCTGCTGCTCAACGCGCGCAGCGCGGAGCGCGTGGAGACGCTCACCCTGCATCTGCCGAGCGCCCCCGTCCCGCTGACACGGCGCGGCCGCATCGGGCCCGACGCGGGCACCGCCCTGCGCAGGGACCTGCGCGCCCTGCACCTGCTCGTGGTGCGCCTGGTGCCCGACGACCGCGGCACGGCACTGCCGTACGTGCGCAACAGGCTGCTCGGCTACCGCGAGGAGCAGGGCCTGCCGCAGGGCTCCCCGGCGATCCAGGACTGCTTCCGTGCGATCGGTGAGGCGGCGCGCGCCATTCTGGGTCTGCGGCTCGCGACCGACGGGGCGCCGGACGAGGAGTACGACAGTCCGGAAGTCATGCGGTCCCGTGAGGAGTTCGAGGCCGAGGAGATCTCGATATCCGGTGAGGCCGCCGAGGCGGAGGAGGAGCAGACCGGGCTGCGGCGGCCGACCACCCGCGCGGCCGTGCAGGTCTCGGTCGGGTCCGCGCTCGCCATCGTCGGCGGCGAGTTCCTGTCCACGCAGCGGTGGTACTGGGCGGTGCTGACCTGCTGGGTGGTGTTCCTGAACACGGCGTCCACGGGCGAGATCATGGTCAAGGGCTACCGTCGCCTGCTCGGCACGGTGCTCGGTGTGGTGGCGGGGGTGGCGCTGGCCGGCGCCGTCGGCAACCACACCTGGGCGGCGTTCGCCCTCGTCGTGCTCTGTGTCTTCGGCATGTTCTTCACCGCGCCGCTCTCCTACGCGCTGATGTCGTTCTTCGTCACGGCGATGCTGGGCCTGCTCTACACCCTGCTGAACACATACAGCCTGGACGTCCTGGTGCTGCGCATCGAGGAGACGGCGCTCGGTGCGGCCTGCGGCATCATCGCGGCGGTCCTGGTCCTTCCGGTGCGGACCTCGCACCGGACCGACGAGGAGCTCGGCACGGTCCTCGCGCGGCTGCGGGACGTCGTGTCGGCGGCCGTGTCCCAGCTCAGTGGCGGGCCCGCGGTCGACCTCGTGGACCTGGCGCGCGACCTGGACACCGCGCTGGACGACCTGCGCAGTTCCACGAAGCCGCTGACGCACCCGATCGCCCCGCTGCGGGCCCGCAGGCAGACGGCCCGCTACATCGTCGCGCTCCTGGAGACCTGCGCCTATCACGCCCGTTCGCTGGCGGCGACGGCCGAGTTGGTGCCCTCCAGCAAGAGCGTCGCGGCCGACGCGCGTCTCGCGCTCGCGGGGCGGCGCATCACCCACAACATCGATCTGATCGCCGCCCAGGTGCGCGACGAGGAGCCCGACGGCATCATCCAGTCCGGGTCGAGCATCGCCTCGATGCTCGACAGCGGCCGCCACGAGGTGCTGCGGACCGGTTCGGTGGCGTTCCGCGTGCTGCGGCATCTGCAGCGGCTCGACGAGGGCATCGTCGGTCTCGCCCGGCCCCTCGGAGTGCCGCTCGCGCCGCCCGAAGAGGGTGGCACCGCGTCAGCCCCGGTCCGCCGACACTCCGCCAATGGGTGA
- a CDS encoding rodlin, giving the protein MRTRNLPLALSLAAAALAGSAGTAAAIGDDTGTQSVSGNGAEQAFGNSATQGDLSPQARLVDGSLNKVCAGIPVKANVGALVGLVPIAVQDIPVLSAPQNQQCVENSTQAKGDEPLSHILSDIPALSGNGVNNH; this is encoded by the coding sequence ATGCGTACCCGTAATCTCCCCCTCGCCCTGAGCCTCGCCGCCGCCGCGCTCGCCGGCAGCGCCGGTACCGCCGCCGCCATCGGCGACGACACGGGCACTCAAAGTGTCAGCGGCAACGGCGCCGAGCAGGCCTTCGGCAACAGCGCCACCCAGGGGGACCTCAGCCCGCAGGCGCGGCTGGTCGACGGCTCGTTGAACAAGGTCTGTGCCGGCATCCCGGTCAAGGCCAACGTCGGCGCCCTGGTCGGTCTCGTGCCGATCGCCGTCCAGGACATCCCGGTCCTGTCGGCGCCGCAGAACCAGCAGTGTGTCGAGAACTCGACGCAGGCCAAGGGCGACGAGCCGCTGTCGCACATCCTGAGCGACATCCCGGCGCTGTCCGGCAACGGCGTGAACAACCACTGA
- a CDS encoding metallophosphoesterase: MRRTPFVITAASLALLLPAAAHATAPTASPAGVAPRATAAHTTPAPPTFATTGGRYERPVSLTLRAERGTTVRYTLDGTTPTRTDRAFVPGRPLRLTKDTNVTAVAFRGGRSSVPVSAGYLVRGKEKPVARLVVMSDVHIGDHAKSDKKYESFFDTIGSVFPEPDAILSNGDMINDNGDGRGGDHRIVSEIFRANLKRKGMDGTQVLLSHGNHDASLADMRAHYPRAWFPDSGGGYYESTVRGLHLFTVNTETYESDRAQRAWLRKRLAEITADPANARTPVLVQGHRPAPGTAMDGQQASNPRLTEDLAAHPQVMYFSGHSHLNINDERSVHQRDFTAVNDGSMSYVEMDHGYRAVTETGLADRFEAPTAQALFVEVYRDRTEIARVNMAADKHDIYTGGTWSADWQPPYASAGTLSGPTWTVRLKGDSPQQIKDGFTYTDARRNKTAPEFTDRHPLALVDGGRALRVRQARDDQMVHHYRVDVENTATGTKLLSSKVLSEYYFMPRPNSLDIPLPAAKKGARYVARVRAVDAHGNASPERTLRFRG, from the coding sequence GTGAGACGTACCCCCTTCGTGATCACCGCTGCGTCCCTGGCGCTGCTGCTCCCGGCCGCCGCCCACGCGACCGCCCCGACCGCCTCGCCGGCCGGGGTGGCGCCCCGCGCCACCGCCGCGCACACCACCCCCGCGCCGCCGACGTTCGCCACGACCGGCGGCCGGTACGAACGCCCCGTCTCCCTGACCCTGCGGGCCGAACGCGGCACCACGGTCCGCTACACCCTGGACGGCACGACGCCCACCCGCACGGACCGTGCCTTCGTGCCGGGCCGGCCGCTGCGCCTCACCAAGGACACCAACGTCACCGCTGTCGCGTTCCGCGGTGGCCGGTCGAGCGTCCCGGTGTCGGCCGGGTATCTCGTCCGGGGCAAGGAGAAGCCCGTCGCACGCCTCGTCGTCATGTCCGACGTGCACATCGGGGACCACGCGAAGAGCGACAAGAAGTACGAGAGCTTCTTCGACACCATCGGGTCGGTCTTCCCCGAGCCGGACGCGATCCTCTCCAACGGCGACATGATCAACGACAACGGCGACGGCCGCGGCGGCGACCACCGCATCGTCTCCGAGATCTTCCGCGCCAACCTGAAGCGCAAGGGCATGGACGGCACCCAGGTCCTGCTCTCCCACGGCAACCACGACGCGAGCCTCGCCGACATGCGCGCCCACTATCCGCGCGCCTGGTTCCCCGACTCGGGCGGCGGTTACTACGAGTCGACCGTGCGCGGCCTGCACCTGTTCACCGTGAACACGGAGACGTACGAGTCGGACCGCGCCCAGCGCGCCTGGCTCAGGAAGCGGCTCGCCGAGATCACCGCGGACCCCGCGAACGCCCGCACCCCCGTCCTCGTGCAGGGCCACCGGCCCGCCCCCGGCACCGCGATGGACGGCCAGCAGGCCTCGAACCCCCGGCTCACCGAGGACCTCGCCGCCCACCCGCAGGTGATGTACTTCTCCGGCCACTCGCACCTGAACATCAACGACGAACGCTCCGTCCACCAGCGCGACTTCACCGCCGTGAACGACGGCTCGATGTCGTACGTCGAGATGGACCACGGCTACCGGGCCGTCACGGAGACGGGGCTCGCGGACCGCTTCGAGGCACCGACCGCGCAGGCCCTGTTCGTCGAGGTGTACCGCGACCGCACGGAGATCGCGCGGGTCAACATGGCCGCCGACAAGCACGACATCTACACCGGCGGCACGTGGTCGGCCGACTGGCAGCCCCCGTACGCCAGCGCGGGCACCCTCAGCGGGCCGACCTGGACCGTACGCCTCAAGGGCGACAGCCCGCAGCAGATCAAGGACGGCTTCACCTACACCGACGCCCGACGGAACAAGACCGCACCGGAGTTCACGGACCGCCACCCGCTGGCCCTCGTCGACGGCGGCCGGGCCCTGCGCGTCCGGCAGGCCCGCGACGACCAGATGGTGCACCACTACCGCGTCGACGTCGAGAACACGGCGACCGGCACGAAGCTGCTCTCGTCGAAGGTCCTGTCCGAGTACTACTTCATGCCCCGCCCCAACTCCCTGGACATCCCCCTCCCCGCCGCGAAGAAGGGCGCACGCTACGTGGCGAGGGTGCGCGCGGTGGACGCGCACGGCAACGCCTCGCCGGAGCGGACGCTCAGGTTCAGGGGCTGA
- a CDS encoding SigB/SigF/SigG family RNA polymerase sigma factor, with translation MEVENVENQTMFLRQKGVADAVDDAVEPIRRTRDEIVGLPRVVAADQVAPKDARELSKLFFDRLQTLEKGSADYLYARNTLIEMNVSLVHYVAGRFRNRGNGQLEDIVQVGMVGLIKAIDRFDRSRGFEFVSFAVPCILGEIKRHFRDTSWAVHVPRRLKELRTELVKSREKLFAVLGREPTVRELSEDLSVTEEQVLEVIVAANGYAAGSLDSQHGGSEDGTTHKNNRSLADVLGEPDPAIEVVENIHALAPLLAELDERERRIIEMRFGQEMTQAEIGNVMGISQMHVSRLLSKTLARLRSGMLAHE, from the coding sequence ATGGAAGTCGAGAACGTGGAGAACCAGACGATGTTTCTTCGGCAGAAGGGCGTCGCCGACGCCGTCGACGACGCCGTTGAGCCGATACGGCGGACGCGGGACGAGATCGTGGGACTGCCCCGCGTCGTCGCAGCCGATCAGGTCGCACCGAAGGACGCCCGCGAGCTGTCGAAGCTCTTCTTCGACCGGCTCCAGACCCTTGAGAAGGGATCGGCCGACTACCTGTACGCGCGCAACACACTGATCGAGATGAACGTCTCCCTGGTGCACTATGTGGCCGGCCGGTTCCGCAACCGCGGCAACGGGCAGCTGGAGGACATCGTCCAGGTCGGGATGGTGGGGCTGATCAAGGCGATCGACCGGTTCGACAGGAGCCGCGGATTCGAGTTCGTGTCGTTCGCCGTCCCCTGCATCCTCGGGGAGATCAAGCGTCACTTCCGTGACACCAGCTGGGCCGTCCACGTACCGCGCAGGCTCAAGGAGCTCCGCACCGAACTGGTCAAGTCCCGGGAGAAGCTGTTCGCCGTGCTCGGCCGTGAGCCGACCGTCCGTGAACTCTCCGAGGACCTGTCGGTGACCGAGGAGCAGGTCCTCGAGGTGATCGTGGCCGCCAACGGCTATGCGGCAGGCTCCCTGGACTCCCAGCACGGGGGGAGCGAGGACGGCACCACGCACAAGAACAACCGCTCGCTCGCCGACGTGCTGGGCGAGCCCGACCCGGCCATCGAGGTCGTCGAGAACATCCACGCCCTGGCCCCGCTCCTCGCGGAGCTCGACGAACGGGAGCGCCGGATCATCGAGATGCGCTTCGGCCAGGAGATGACGCAGGCCGAGATCGGCAACGTCATGGGCATCTCGCAGATGCACGTCTCACGGCTGCTGTCCAAGACACTGGCCCGTCTGCGCTCGGGAATGCTCGCGCACGAGTAG
- a CDS encoding VOC family protein encodes MERDQERRAAAEEPAAGAHGRDRSARRVWIGDGPARRTGGTRLIPTGARKPALSGGSLPPTLGKARGAPCWLSLASRDIRAAEEFYGRVLGWCHVPLLGSPRRPRSLALQNGRPVGTISETASDLGVYAGWMPYFAVEDVDVTVARLHERGATVAVGPLTTGAGRVVVAAGPDDAVFGLREEAPDQHWTVGEGPVARLELLTRDIFAAALFYGGALNWADSSCDCCEVEYVDGQILVRDGLRTVAALRDGTPPGFEGRHRWHACFRVADVDSAAAAAVGWGGRVITPPQGRGHRREAVLADREGIPFTVVAS; translated from the coding sequence ATGGAAAGAGACCAAGAGCGGCGGGCGGCGGCCGAGGAACCGGCCGCGGGAGCGCACGGCAGGGACCGGTCGGCCCGACGCGTGTGGATCGGCGACGGTCCGGCGCGTAGGACCGGAGGCACCCGCCTGATCCCGACCGGCGCCCGCAAGCCCGCCCTGTCCGGCGGAAGCCTGCCGCCGACCCTGGGGAAGGCCCGCGGCGCCCCCTGTTGGCTGAGCCTCGCCTCGCGGGACATCCGGGCCGCCGAGGAGTTCTACGGCCGGGTCCTCGGCTGGTGCCACGTGCCACTGCTCGGCTCGCCGCGCCGGCCGCGGTCCCTCGCCCTGCAGAACGGCAGGCCGGTCGGCACCATCAGCGAGACCGCCTCCGACCTGGGCGTCTACGCGGGCTGGATGCCGTACTTCGCCGTCGAGGACGTGGACGTCACGGTGGCCAGGCTCCACGAGCGCGGCGCCACCGTGGCCGTCGGCCCGCTGACGACCGGTGCCGGACGCGTCGTGGTGGCCGCGGGCCCCGACGACGCCGTGTTCGGACTGCGCGAGGAGGCTCCCGACCAGCACTGGACGGTGGGCGAGGGACCGGTCGCCCGGCTCGAACTGCTCACGCGGGACATCTTCGCCGCGGCCCTCTTCTACGGGGGCGCGCTCAACTGGGCGGACTCCTCCTGCGACTGCTGCGAGGTGGAGTACGTCGACGGGCAGATCCTGGTCCGCGACGGGCTGCGCACCGTCGCGGCGCTGCGCGACGGCACACCGCCGGGGTTCGAGGGCCGCCACCGCTGGCACGCCTGCTTCCGCGTGGCCGACGTCGACTCGGCCGCGGCTGCCGCCGTGGGCTGGGGCGGCCGCGTGATCACCCCGCCACAGGGACGTGGGCATCGGCGCGAGGCGGTTCTGGCGGACCGCGAAGGCATCCCCTTCACGGTGGTGGCGAGCTGA
- a CDS encoding alpha/beta fold hydrolase, with protein sequence MPTFAAPDGTELAYRVVGDGGGSPVICLPGGPMQDSAYLGDLGGLAARRPLLMLDLRGTGRSAVPEDRSSYRCDRLVDDVEALRAHLGLEAMDLLAHSGGTNLAVLYAARHPERVARLVLITPSVMAVGIAVDGSVRRETALLRRKEPWFPAAFAALEEIVAGRATAGAFEAIAPFAYGRWDEAARAHRAAEDGQRNAEAAAVFGAEGAYAPEGTRAALARLGCPVLVLAGEADLNSPPPAMAELTGLFPDAELVVQPGAAHFPWLDDPAAFVTAAGSFIG encoded by the coding sequence ATGCCGACCTTTGCCGCGCCCGACGGAACCGAGCTCGCCTATCGCGTCGTCGGGGACGGAGGGGGCTCCCCCGTGATCTGTCTGCCGGGCGGTCCGATGCAGGACTCCGCGTACCTCGGCGATCTCGGGGGCCTTGCCGCGCGTCGGCCGCTGCTCATGCTGGATCTCCGCGGCACCGGCCGCTCCGCCGTGCCGGAGGACCGCTCCTCGTACCGCTGCGACCGTCTCGTGGACGACGTGGAGGCGCTGCGCGCGCACCTCGGTCTGGAGGCGATGGATCTGCTGGCGCACTCCGGGGGCACCAATCTCGCGGTGCTCTACGCGGCCCGGCATCCGGAGCGCGTCGCCAGGCTGGTACTGATCACGCCGAGCGTGATGGCCGTGGGCATCGCGGTCGACGGCTCCGTCCGGCGCGAGACGGCGCTGCTGCGGCGGAAGGAGCCGTGGTTCCCCGCGGCCTTCGCCGCCCTGGAGGAGATCGTGGCCGGCCGGGCGACGGCCGGGGCCTTCGAGGCGATCGCGCCGTTCGCCTACGGCCGCTGGGACGAGGCGGCACGGGCCCATCGGGCCGCCGAGGACGGGCAGCGCAACGCCGAGGCGGCCGCCGTGTTCGGGGCCGAGGGCGCCTACGCCCCGGAGGGCACGCGGGCCGCGCTCGCACGGCTGGGGTGCCCGGTGCTGGTGCTCGCCGGGGAGGCCGACCTGAACTCGCCGCCGCCCGCGATGGCCGAGCTCACGGGGCTGTTCCCGGACGCCGAGCTGGTGGTGCAGCCCGGCGCCGCGCACTTCCCCTGGCTGGACGACCCGGCCGCGTTCGTGACGGCGGCCGGGTCGTTCATCGGCTGA
- a CDS encoding M13 family metallopeptidase gives MSILDDARPGMNPEIRPQDDLFGHVNGVWLDTEKIPDDRSSWGPFVELADTAEQQVKTIIQELADEVAAGRGEVSEDARKIAALYASFMDEETIAARGLAPAEPLIDEALAVSDTRELAAFIGRFERIGGSGLFGAYVDTDDRDSDRYLFNILQGGLGLPDESYYREEKFAEIREKYVAYLTELLTLGKHADPAAAARTVLALETKLAAGHWERAETRDVLKTYNLTTVDELTALAPEFDWHGYATALGGSDATIAETCVRQPSYLTHLSGLLAEVPIEQWRDWLLTRVLRACSPYLTDAFVRNNFEFYGRTLNGTPEMRARWKRAVAFVEGSIGEAVGKQYVARHFPPASKAKMDDLVANLLEAYRQSIARLDWMTDETKERAYEKLATFRPKIGYPDTFRDYSALQVSPDDLLGNAQAAAAFESDRELGKIGSPVDRDEWFMLPQTVNAYYNPGTNEICFPAGILQKPFFSPDADPAENYGGIGAVIGHEIGHGFDDQGAQYDGAGNLNDWWTADDKTAFEAKSKALVKQYDAFSPRNLPGEFVNGSLTVGENIGDLGGLTIGHTAYLIALDGAPMPESDGMTGSQRLFKNWAYCWRTKRRKEQEQQYLTIDPHSPPEFRANIVRNLDEFHEAFGTAEGDGLWLDPSERVRIW, from the coding sequence ATGAGCATTCTGGATGACGCCCGCCCGGGCATGAACCCCGAGATCCGGCCGCAGGACGATCTCTTCGGCCACGTCAACGGCGTCTGGCTGGACACCGAGAAGATTCCCGACGACCGCTCCAGCTGGGGCCCCTTCGTGGAGCTGGCCGACACCGCGGAGCAACAGGTCAAGACGATCATCCAGGAGCTGGCCGACGAGGTCGCGGCCGGCCGGGGCGAGGTCTCCGAGGACGCCCGCAAGATCGCCGCGCTGTACGCCTCCTTCATGGACGAGGAGACCATCGCCGCCCGTGGCCTCGCCCCGGCCGAGCCCCTGATCGACGAGGCCCTCGCCGTGTCGGACACCCGGGAGCTCGCGGCGTTCATCGGCCGCTTCGAGCGGATCGGCGGCTCCGGCCTCTTCGGCGCGTACGTCGACACGGACGACCGCGACTCCGACCGCTACCTCTTCAACATCCTCCAGGGCGGACTCGGTCTCCCCGACGAGTCGTACTACCGCGAGGAGAAGTTCGCCGAGATCCGCGAGAAGTACGTCGCGTACCTCACCGAGCTGCTCACCCTCGGCAAGCACGCCGACCCGGCGGCGGCCGCGCGGACCGTCCTCGCGCTGGAGACGAAGCTCGCCGCGGGCCACTGGGAGCGCGCCGAGACCCGCGACGTCCTCAAGACGTACAACCTCACCACCGTCGACGAGCTCACCGCGCTGGCGCCGGAGTTCGACTGGCACGGCTACGCCACCGCGCTCGGCGGCTCGGACGCCACCATCGCGGAGACCTGCGTCCGCCAGCCGTCCTACCTCACCCACCTCTCCGGGCTCCTCGCCGAGGTGCCGATCGAGCAGTGGCGCGACTGGCTGCTGACGCGCGTGCTGCGTGCCTGCTCGCCGTACCTCACGGACGCGTTCGTGCGGAACAACTTCGAGTTCTACGGCCGCACCCTCAACGGCACCCCGGAGATGCGGGCCCGCTGGAAGCGTGCCGTCGCCTTCGTGGAGGGCTCCATCGGCGAGGCCGTCGGCAAGCAGTACGTCGCGCGGCACTTCCCGCCGGCCTCCAAGGCCAAGATGGACGACCTCGTCGCCAACCTCCTGGAGGCCTACCGCCAGTCGATCGCCCGCCTCGACTGGATGACCGACGAGACGAAGGAGCGCGCGTACGAGAAGCTCGCCACCTTCCGACCCAAGATCGGCTACCCCGACACCTTCCGCGACTACTCCGCACTCCAGGTCTCACCCGACGACCTCCTCGGCAACGCGCAGGCGGCGGCTGCGTTCGAGTCCGACCGCGAGCTCGGCAAGATCGGCTCGCCGGTCGACCGCGACGAGTGGTTCATGCTGCCGCAGACGGTCAACGCGTACTACAACCCGGGCACCAACGAGATCTGCTTCCCCGCGGGCATCCTGCAGAAGCCGTTCTTCTCGCCCGACGCCGACCCGGCGGAGAACTACGGCGGCATCGGCGCGGTCATCGGCCACGAGATCGGCCACGGCTTCGACGACCAGGGCGCGCAGTACGACGGCGCGGGCAACCTGAACGACTGGTGGACCGCCGACGACAAGACCGCGTTCGAGGCGAAGTCCAAGGCGCTCGTCAAGCAGTACGACGCCTTCTCGCCCCGCAACCTCCCCGGCGAGTTCGTCAACGGCTCCCTGACCGTCGGCGAGAACATCGGCGACCTGGGCGGCCTGACCATCGGGCACACGGCCTACCTCATCGCCCTCGACGGGGCGCCGATGCCCGAGAGCGACGGCATGACCGGCTCGCAGCGGCTCTTCAAGAACTGGGCGTACTGCTGGCGGACCAAGCGCCGCAAGGAGCAGGAGCAGCAGTACCTCACGATCGACCCGCACTCGCCGCCGGAGTTCCGCGCCAACATCGTCCGCAACCTCGACGAGTTCCACGAGGCCTTCGGCACGGCCGAGGGCGACGGACTGTGGCTCGACCCCTCGGAGCGCGTCCGCATCTGGTGA
- a CDS encoding tetratricopeptide repeat protein, whose protein sequence is MYVKAFAPEYQGELGSELSVNSSYEDVRASAGRALSRADGAAERARAALALAEASRRLGRVDDAGAAWRQSYRSARAAGDAGAMAWALWSGGTLARQCGALRLARRLLAHSVELASGSGDRLAHGYALAGLAETGRIQGDYAAVAALHEELLEQGRARGEARHMVWAMTGIAQMHRNRGDHAKALELFEESVRIATDADDARGRAWSLRGVADVLSLRGDPDRALELLSEAETVCRAMDLASALAYNHKMRGNVLYRAGRYEAALETYSGALDEFTAMREPRGTALSRLGLAKCRARLGRDREATLAELATLEADFDRMGLRHARDMVVAFRAEEAPAVTV, encoded by the coding sequence ATGTACGTCAAGGCATTCGCCCCGGAGTACCAGGGCGAGCTGGGCTCGGAGCTGAGCGTGAACTCCTCTTACGAGGACGTGCGCGCGTCGGCCGGCCGTGCGCTGTCCCGGGCGGACGGCGCGGCCGAGCGGGCGCGCGCGGCGCTGGCGCTCGCGGAGGCGAGCAGGCGGCTGGGCCGGGTCGACGACGCGGGTGCCGCGTGGCGGCAGAGCTACCGCAGCGCCCGCGCCGCCGGGGACGCGGGGGCCATGGCGTGGGCGCTGTGGAGTGGCGGCACGCTCGCGCGGCAGTGCGGGGCGCTGCGGCTCGCGCGGCGGCTGCTCGCCCACTCCGTGGAGCTGGCATCGGGCAGCGGTGACCGGCTCGCCCACGGTTACGCGCTCGCGGGTCTCGCCGAGACGGGACGCATCCAGGGGGACTACGCGGCCGTCGCAGCGCTCCACGAGGAACTGCTCGAACAGGGGCGGGCGCGCGGCGAGGCGCGGCACATGGTGTGGGCGATGACCGGCATCGCGCAGATGCACCGCAACCGCGGCGATCACGCGAAGGCCCTGGAGCTGTTCGAGGAGTCGGTGCGGATCGCGACCGACGCGGACGACGCGCGGGGACGCGCCTGGTCGCTGCGGGGCGTGGCCGACGTGCTGTCCCTGCGGGGTGATCCGGACCGCGCCCTGGAGCTGCTCTCCGAGGCGGAGACCGTGTGCCGGGCCATGGACCTGGCGAGCGCGCTCGCCTACAACCACAAGATGCGCGGCAACGTCCTGTACCGCGCCGGGCGTTACGAGGCGGCTCTGGAGACGTACTCCGGCGCCCTCGACGAGTTCACCGCGATGCGCGAGCCGCGCGGCACCGCGCTCTCCCGGCTCGGCCTGGCCAAGTGCCGGGCGCGGCTGGGGCGCGACCGGGAGGCGACGCTCGCCGAACTGGCGACCCTTGAGGCGGACTTCGACCGCATGGGACTGCGGCACGCCCGCGACATGGTCGTCGCGTTCCGGGCCGAGGAGGCGCCCGCCGTCACGGTGTGA
- a CDS encoding PPOX class F420-dependent oxidoreductase, which translates to MPDTSLAQLSSGKYLLVSTYRKDGTLVPTPVWVVEDGDALGIWTPGESWKVKRIRRRADVMVGPCDVRGRPTGEQVPATAEICPPDVTARYRTLILHKYGVIGFLTLFGSRVRRGLKGTVGIRITLTP; encoded by the coding sequence ATGCCCGACACCTCGCTGGCACAGCTCAGCTCCGGAAAGTACCTGCTGGTCAGCACCTACCGGAAGGACGGCACCCTGGTGCCGACCCCCGTCTGGGTCGTCGAGGACGGCGACGCCCTCGGCATTTGGACGCCCGGCGAATCCTGGAAGGTGAAGCGCATCCGCCGGCGCGCGGACGTCATGGTCGGTCCGTGCGACGTACGGGGCAGGCCGACCGGCGAGCAGGTGCCCGCCACCGCCGAGATCTGCCCGCCCGACGTCACCGCCCGCTACCGCACCCTCATCCTGCACAAGTACGGGGTGATCGGCTTCCTCACGCTCTTCGGCAGCCGGGTCCGGCGAGGCCTGAAAGGCACGGTCGGGATCCGCATCACGCTCACACCGTGA